One window from the genome of Bradyrhizobium xenonodulans encodes:
- a CDS encoding AraC family transcriptional regulator, with protein sequence MTVLETPILREVRSNHFSPAGVHLVARDYPKGMRIDPHLHREAQLIYAAKGTMQVTTPEGRWLVPPDRAVWVPAGLEHALDLLADIEMRTLYFDLAWLKREKRYEGLTREFVVRVSPLLNQAILALFDARNTEERTGLLVRLVMLELHQAEDSATFVPLPHEPRCRRAAMIVLDDPTGLHDIDTLAREVGTSARTLSRLFSTETQLSFKSWCQRARIAAAIQRLSTDASVSVKQLATQLGYASVPAFSAAFRQVTGRTPTEFARKA encoded by the coding sequence ATGACTGTCTTGGAAACGCCAATCCTTCGGGAGGTCCGGAGCAACCATTTCTCGCCCGCAGGCGTGCATCTGGTCGCGCGCGACTATCCCAAGGGGATGCGGATCGATCCGCACCTGCACCGCGAGGCGCAGCTGATCTATGCGGCCAAGGGCACCATGCAGGTGACGACGCCCGAGGGGCGCTGGCTGGTGCCGCCGGACCGTGCGGTCTGGGTGCCGGCCGGGCTCGAGCACGCCCTCGATTTGCTCGCCGACATCGAGATGCGCACGCTGTATTTCGACCTCGCCTGGCTGAAGCGCGAGAAGCGCTATGAGGGGCTGACCAGGGAATTCGTGGTGCGGGTGTCGCCCCTGCTGAACCAGGCGATCCTCGCTTTGTTCGACGCGCGCAACACCGAGGAACGGACCGGGCTCTTGGTGCGCCTGGTGATGCTGGAATTGCACCAGGCGGAGGATTCCGCGACCTTCGTGCCGCTGCCGCACGAGCCGCGCTGCCGCCGCGCCGCGATGATCGTGCTCGACGATCCCACCGGCCTGCACGACATCGACACGCTGGCGCGCGAGGTCGGAACCTCCGCGCGTACCTTGTCGCGGTTGTTCTCCACGGAGACGCAGCTCAGCTTCAAGAGCTGGTGCCAGCGCGCGCGGATTGCAGCCGCGATCCAGCGGTTGTCGACCGATGCGAGCGTGTCGGTGAAGCAGCTCGCGACCCAGCTCGGCTATGCCAGCGTGCCGGCGTTCTCGGCGGCCTTCCGCCAGGTGACCGGGCGGACGCCGACGGAGTTTGCGAGGAAAGCTTAG
- a CDS encoding GIY-YIG nuclease family protein translates to MKQPCVYMFANRRNGTIYVGVTSNPPRRAFEHREGLAKGFSSKYGCKLLVWYELHATMTDAITREKQIKGGSRANKLALIESVNPDWTDLYETLI, encoded by the coding sequence ATGAAACAGCCTTGCGTTTACATGTTCGCAAATCGCCGCAATGGCACGATCTACGTCGGTGTCACCTCGAACCCGCCGCGCCGCGCGTTCGAGCACCGCGAGGGTCTCGCGAAGGGCTTCTCGTCCAAGTACGGCTGCAAGCTCCTCGTCTGGTACGAGCTGCACGCGACAATGACCGACGCGATTACGCGCGAGAAGCAGATCAAGGGCGGCAGCCGGGCGAATAAGCTGGCGCTGATCGAAAGCGTCAATCCGGACTGGACCGATCTGTACGAGACGCTGATCTGA
- a CDS encoding MFS transporter has protein sequence MNNPSRVISFVNAGHFIDHYAMLIFAAAVIIMGPALGMAYSELLPYATPGFVAFGAGSLLTGWLGDRWSRRHMMLIFFVGIGLSMISVGFVQTPAQLGAALFAIGIFASIYHPVGTAMIVSYADRLGREMGINGVWGNLGVASSALVTGVIGQYLGWRFAFIVPGIVTILIGIAFAMMVVHEDRKGSRQAAAQARVAKQDMWRVILSLLIVVIAISTTFNAVTVALPKLFAERLADLTKSPALLGVIAACVYVFGAMTQYTIGRLLDRYSLKAVALPLSFMLAPFLYLAASLSNLPLILVSIGIVMGAFGQVTVNDAMVGKYTSEEWRSRAYAVRYFIGFTAAGASVGLVAWLYEQGGFVTMLHAFAALCLLAIAAAIILPREIRTPQAA, from the coding sequence ATGAACAATCCCAGCCGGGTGATCAGTTTCGTCAACGCAGGCCATTTCATCGACCATTATGCGATGCTGATCTTCGCCGCCGCCGTGATCATCATGGGGCCGGCGCTCGGCATGGCCTATTCGGAACTCTTGCCTTACGCGACACCTGGCTTCGTGGCATTCGGTGCCGGCTCACTGCTGACGGGCTGGCTCGGCGACCGCTGGAGCCGCCGCCACATGATGCTGATCTTCTTCGTCGGCATCGGCCTGTCCATGATCTCGGTCGGCTTCGTCCAGACCCCGGCGCAGCTCGGCGCGGCGCTGTTCGCCATCGGCATCTTCGCCTCGATCTACCATCCAGTCGGCACCGCGATGATCGTGTCCTATGCCGACAGGCTCGGCCGCGAGATGGGCATCAACGGCGTCTGGGGCAATCTCGGCGTTGCCTCCTCCGCGCTGGTGACGGGCGTGATCGGGCAATATCTCGGCTGGCGCTTTGCCTTCATCGTCCCCGGCATCGTCACCATCCTGATCGGCATCGCGTTCGCGATGATGGTCGTGCACGAAGACCGCAAGGGCTCCAGGCAGGCGGCCGCGCAGGCGCGGGTCGCAAAACAGGACATGTGGCGCGTGATCCTGTCGCTGCTGATCGTCGTGATCGCGATCTCGACCACGTTCAACGCGGTCACCGTCGCGCTGCCAAAACTGTTCGCGGAGCGGCTTGCGGACCTGACCAAGAGCCCGGCGCTGTTAGGCGTGATCGCGGCCTGCGTCTACGTGTTCGGCGCGATGACGCAATACACGATCGGCCGGCTGCTCGACCGCTACTCGCTGAAGGCGGTGGCGCTGCCGCTGTCCTTCATGCTGGCGCCCTTCCTCTATCTCGCCGCGAGCCTGTCCAATCTGCCGCTGATCCTGGTCTCGATCGGCATCGTCATGGGCGCGTTCGGGCAGGTCACGGTCAACGACGCCATGGTCGGCAAATACACCAGCGAGGAATGGCGCTCGCGCGCCTATGCGGTGCGCTATTTCATCGGCTTCACCGCGGCCGGCGCCTCCGTCGGCCTGGTCGCCTGGCTCTACGAGCAGGGCGGCTTCGTGACGATGCTGCATGCCTTCGCCGCCCTCTGCCTGCTCGCGATCGCCGCCGCGATCATCCTCCCGCGCGAGATCCGGACGCCGCAGGCGGCCTAA
- a CDS encoding malonyl-CoA decarboxylase: MANAFFSDLLATISERGRTLLRRGDSADTKQDADGLLELCGALLSGRGEASGTALAREVLDIYGELDAAGRRAFFEGLVRDFGPDRERLSKAIEKWRAKPSDEDASSLHFASEPRRQELIRRLNRAPGGTGDLVAMRADLLGMMNGHTDLAALDRDVSHLLSSWFNRGFLVLRRIDWSTPANILEKIIRYEAVHEISDWDDLRRRIDPVDRRCYAFFHPAMVDEPLIFVEVALTETIPGAIAPLLAVDRQHLPIERARTAVFYSISNTQRGLGGISFGSFLIKQVVEELRRETPKLDTFVTLSPVPGFMPWVKQDKDLPLSDEDREVLKRLDDPKWFENPETTTLLRALIEPLAAHYFLKARTPKGKLIDSVARFHLGNGARLERINWLGDLSPKGVRESAGVMVNYLYRLDDIEKNHEAYANDGEVVASSAVKKLLKGEGRRLLDMRLS; encoded by the coding sequence ATGGCCAATGCCTTCTTCTCCGACCTGCTCGCCACCATCTCCGAGCGCGGCCGCACGCTGCTGCGCCGCGGGGATTCCGCCGATACCAAGCAGGATGCCGATGGGCTGCTCGAACTCTGCGGCGCGCTGCTGTCGGGCCGTGGCGAAGCATCCGGCACCGCCCTGGCGCGTGAGGTGCTCGACATCTACGGGGAGCTGGATGCGGCGGGCCGCCGCGCCTTCTTCGAGGGCCTCGTGCGCGATTTCGGTCCGGACCGGGAGCGCCTGTCCAAGGCGATCGAGAAATGGCGCGCCAAGCCGAGCGACGAGGACGCAAGCTCGCTGCATTTCGCCTCCGAGCCGCGCCGGCAGGAACTGATCCGCCGCCTCAACCGCGCGCCGGGTGGTACCGGCGATCTCGTCGCCATGCGTGCCGACCTGCTCGGCATGATGAACGGACACACCGATCTCGCCGCGCTCGATCGCGACGTCTCGCATCTTCTCTCGTCGTGGTTCAACAGGGGGTTTCTCGTGCTGCGCCGGATTGACTGGTCGACCCCGGCCAACATCCTCGAAAAGATCATCCGTTACGAAGCCGTGCACGAGATCAGCGACTGGGACGATCTGCGCCGCCGCATCGATCCGGTCGACCGGCGCTGCTACGCCTTCTTCCATCCCGCGATGGTGGACGAGCCGCTGATCTTCGTCGAGGTGGCGCTGACCGAGACGATCCCCGGCGCGATCGCGCCGCTGCTCGCGGTCGATCGCCAGCATCTGCCGATCGAACGAGCGCGCACCGCCGTGTTCTATTCGATCTCCAACACCCAGCGCGGTCTCGGCGGCATCTCCTTCGGCAGTTTCCTGATCAAGCAGGTGGTCGAGGAGCTCAGGCGCGAGACGCCGAAGCTCGACACCTTCGTGACGCTGTCGCCGGTGCCCGGCTTCATGCCATGGGTGAAGCAGGACAAGGATTTGCCGCTGTCGGACGAGGACCGCGAGGTGCTGAAGCGCCTCGACGATCCCAAATGGTTCGAGAACCCCGAGACGACGACGCTGCTCCGCGCCTTGATCGAGCCGCTCGCAGCGCACTATTTCCTCAAGGCGCGCACGCCGAAGGGCAAGCTGATCGATTCCGTCGCCCGCTTCCATCTCGGCAACGGCGCGCGGCTCGAACGCATCAACTGGCTGGGAGACCTCTCGCCGAAGGGCGTGCGCGAATCCGCCGGCGTGATGGTCAACTACCTCTACCGCCTCGACGACATCGAGAAGAACCACGAAGCCTACGCCAATGACGGCGAGGTCGTGGCCTCGAGCGCGGTGAAGAAGCTGCTCAAGGGCGAAGGGCGAAGGCTCTTGGACATGCGGCTGTCGTAA